The window TGGCTCCGCGAGCGCGGGCTTCGCGAGGACATCGACATCACCTACACCTACCCGATCCAGCGCGTCCACGGTAACCCCCACATCGCCGAGTGGGCCCAGCCGATCATGGACGAGCGCGGGATCTCCGTGGAGACGTTCTTCAACGCCGACGCGGTCGATCCGGAGGCGGGAACCGTCACGTCGATGGAAGGGACCGAGATCGAGTACGACGTGCTCGCCGCGATCCCGCCGCACCGCGGCGTCGACGTGGTCGAAGAGGCCGGTCTCGGCGACCGCGGCTGGGTCGACGTGAACAAACACACGCTGGAGGCCGAGGAAGCTGAAGACGTGTACGCGCTCGGTGACGCCGCGACCACCGGCGTGCCGAAGGCCGGCAGCGTCGCTCACTATCAGGCGGGCATCGTGGCACAGCGGCTCGAAAGCGAGATCCGGGGGCGACCCGCGACGGCGACGTACGACGGCAAGACGCTGTGTTTCATCGAGACCGGGATGGACGCGGCCTCGTACGTCGAGTTCGACTACGAGAATCCGCCGTCGCCCGCGCCGCCGTCCGAGAAGCTCCACTGGTCGAAGCTGGCGTACAACGAGTCCTACTGGCTCACCGCACGGGGGTTGCTCTGAAATGTCGGACGCCACTGACGACGCCGACGACGAGCAATCGACCCCCGAGGGCGTGGACGGGGAGAGCGACGGGGAAGAACTCGACCGCGCCGACCTCGAGTCGATCGTCGCGGAGAACCCCGAGGCGGTCGCCGCGTTCGTCGAGCGGCTCGACGCGGTCAACGAGTTTCTCGACGTCGTGTCGCTCGGCGAGAACGCGCTCACAGACGAGATGGTCGTCGAACTCACCGGCACGGCCTCGACGCTCGCGGAGTCCGCGGACGGACTCGCGACGGACGAGACGGTCGCACTCGCGGAGGCGGTCGGCGCGAACGGGGCCGAGCTTCACGACGCCTTGGAGACGCTCGTCGAACTCCAGCGAAGTGGTGCGCTAGACGACCTCGCAGAGGTCGCACAGGTCGGGTCGCTCGCGAGCGACGCCCTCGACGACGAGATGGTCCGCTCGCTCGCGAAGACCGGATCCGCGCTGGGTGAGGTGGCGGACACCGCGGCCGACGACGACGTCCGCGACGGCGCAACGACGCTTCTCGAAGGCGTCGGTGCCGCAGAGCGCAGCGACCCCGAACCGGTCGGCGCGCTCGGACTCGCGCGCTCGGTCCGCGATCCGGAGGTGCAGTACGGGCTGGGCTACGTCATCGCCATCTCGAAAGCGATCGGGCGGTCACGGGCGGCTGACGGAGACTGACACCGTCCTGCGGCGATCGCCTCGGCCTGCGCGATAGGCAAGTTGCACACCCGACGACGGAATCGGTCGGTCGCTCGTAAAAAAGACGCCCGAGAACTAGACGAGCAGTTGGATGTCCGCGTCGGCCATGTCCTGAAACGCCGAGGCGGCCCCGACGCCCGTTGTGACACCGTCGTAGAAGTCGTCCTCGTCGTAGCCGAGGAGATCGATCGTCATCTGGCACGCCTGCAGTTCCACGCCGCTCGCGAGCGAGGTCTCTATCAGCTCCTCGATCGAGGCGACATCGTTGTCGGCGATCTTGTTCCGCATCATCCGGGTGGTCATTCGGTCCATACCGGGGAGCGCGCCGATGACGTTCGGCACCGGCATGTTGGGGTTGCCGACGGAGCTGAGCTTGAGGTCTTTCGAGTTTTCCTCGTGGAGGATCTCGAGTCCCCAGAAGGTGTGGAAGAGAGTGACATCGTAGCCGAAGGCGGCCGCCGTGCTCGCGAGAATGAGCGGCGGGTACGCCATATCGAGCGTGCCCTTCGTGGCGATGATCACCATCTTCTGTGCGCCGTCGTCGTCGACCTCGGCGCGCAGGTCGGACACCTCGGACTCGAGGTCGTCGATGCGCGTGCGTAGGTCGGCGACCGTCTCGGGCGCTGGCTCGGAGCCGGGGTCCGTCGCGTCGTCGCCGTCTGCGGACGCGGATGTGTCCGTGCTCATCTCACTCGGTCTTGCGGAGGTAGTGTTTGTACACGTCTTCGCCCCCTTCGGTGGCTTCCTCCTGTTCGACCAGCTCTGCGCCGTCTGTCGAGTCGGCCCAGCCGGCGATGTCGCTCATACTCCCCGAGTCGGTCGCGACTACTTCGAGCACCTCGCCGGGGGCGAGGTCGTCGAAGGCACCGCGAGTCTTGATAACGGGCATCGGGCAGTTCTGTCCCTTCACGTCCAGCGTCTGGGCTGCAGTTTCCGTACTCATGGTTAGTTCCCCATGTTGGGGTTACCTCACAATACTGTTCAGATCAGTATAAGTGTGTCGATTCTTGTACTCGGTGTGAACGACTGGGACTCCGGAGCAGGGGGTAACAGGTCATAAGTGCGATCGCTCACACGCGGGCTGTGACGGCTTGTTCGTTCGAAGCTGCACTCGCCGGTATCGGTCGAATCGGCGAGGTTCGGTTATCTGACTCTCTATATTGTGTATATGGTGAATTACTATACAAACTCTTAAGTTGCTGCTTCCGCTATGGTGGGGTGTACATGGACCCAGACGAGATGGACTTCCCGACGCCGGACGCGGATGTTGATTCGATCGCCCCCGAGACGCTGAAAGCCCGCATCGACGACGGGGAGTCGGTGACGCTGCTCGACGCGCGAATGTCGAGCGACTACGAGGAGTGGCGGATCGACGGTGAGAACGTGGAGTCGATTAACGTGCCGTACTTCCACTTCCTCGACGAGGAGATCGACGACGACGTGCTCGACCAGGTCCCGGACGACGAGCACGTCACCGTACTCTGTGCGAAAGGCGGCGCGAGCGAGTACGTCGCCGGCGCGCTCGCCGACCGCGGCTACGACGTCGATCACCTCGAAG is drawn from Halorubrum sp. BV1 and contains these coding sequences:
- a CDS encoding NAD(P)/FAD-dependent oxidoreductase, which translates into the protein MTDRIAILGGGTGGAVLANNLAERLGPEIEDGDVDVTLINDDPDHVYKPVWLYVPFGKREPADARRPLQSLVDDQIDLRIDRVTEIDTDGKRLELRDAAGSLEYDYLVVATGSTLAPTEISGLEEGGHDYYSESGALALRDDLLSMTEGHLVLSVIGTPHMCPAAPLEFVFMADDWLRERGLREDIDITYTYPIQRVHGNPHIAEWAQPIMDERGISVETFFNADAVDPEAGTVTSMEGTEIEYDVLAAIPPHRGVDVVEEAGLGDRGWVDVNKHTLEAEEAEDVYALGDAATTGVPKAGSVAHYQAGIVAQRLESEIRGRPATATYDGKTLCFIETGMDAASYVEFDYENPPSPAPPSEKLHWSKLAYNESYWLTARGLL
- a CDS encoding DUF1641 domain-containing protein, translated to MSDATDDADDEQSTPEGVDGESDGEELDRADLESIVAENPEAVAAFVERLDAVNEFLDVVSLGENALTDEMVVELTGTASTLAESADGLATDETVALAEAVGANGAELHDALETLVELQRSGALDDLAEVAQVGSLASDALDDEMVRSLAKTGSALGEVADTAADDDVRDGATTLLEGVGAAERSDPEPVGALGLARSVRDPEVQYGLGYVIAISKAIGRSRAADGD
- a CDS encoding DsrE/DsrF/DrsH-like family protein, with translation MSTDTSASADGDDATDPGSEPAPETVADLRTRIDDLESEVSDLRAEVDDDGAQKMVIIATKGTLDMAYPPLILASTAAAFGYDVTLFHTFWGLEILHEENSKDLKLSSVGNPNMPVPNVIGALPGMDRMTTRMMRNKIADNDVASIEELIETSLASGVELQACQMTIDLLGYDEDDFYDGVTTGVGAASAFQDMADADIQLLV
- a CDS encoding sulfurtransferase TusA family protein yields the protein MSTETAAQTLDVKGQNCPMPVIKTRGAFDDLAPGEVLEVVATDSGSMSDIAGWADSTDGAELVEQEEATEGGEDVYKHYLRKTE